The DNA window TATTTCTTCTTCGGATAGAGTCTCTGCAATGACCtgaaagaggaaaaagaaaacccatCATTCTCTATTCTTAGAAACTTATAGTTTAAATTCCTGAACAAGAATGTTGAAACATCTGAAAAGAGTTATTTCAATTCAAGATATTAAGCACTTCCCAGCTATCTTATATTCAAATGCTTCAAGGTTCATTACTACATCATTTCTTGCACATCCCGAGACTTACTCTAAGAGCCATTTTCTTGAACTTGTTCATTGCAGAAAATTGCTTCAGGCGACTTAATACAGCAGAATCCAGAGGCTTGTCAGGAGCCACACCATCTTCTTGCACCCAAGGGTGGCCTGCAAGGAGTTCGGTCCACAAATCAGTGTTGAAAGAAAATCCTACATGGATAACAAATGTTAGGTCTTCaatttttaactgattttttttttctttatattaaatgaaaagagaaacagAAACCATTCAATTCTTGTTTAGTAAGAGGTTTGgtacttatttttaaatattgcactcttttcttgtttctgtCCTTAACTCTCTTGCTTGATAATGAGACTCTATCAACACTGTGGATAACTAGGGGAGATGAGGCTGAATGACTCTTAACCACCGCATCAAGGATTCAGAATTTTAATAATCTTATGGAAATATCAATCACATCAGTACAATTTCTGCCGAGGATTTAATGATGAAGCACAACCTTTCTGAATGCAGACTTCTCCTTCATTCAAAAGACATGAAACCTATGTAGAAGGACTGCCACATGCCATGCACTAAAGCTCAGagctatcaatttttttattgggtaaACGTTGGCAGTCCagtatttcatttctttttcattcaagCAATGATCAAAAGTAGTAATCAGTAGTTCATGATGTAAGAAAATGAATAATCAGGACTCACACAGAACTTCATGTGCAGTTAAGCGCCTTCTGGGATCTCGAATGAGCATTCTCCTCACTAAATCCTTAGCGCTTTCAGAGATACTAGGCCAAGGGTCTGATGAAAAGTCAAGATCACCATGCAGTACCTGTTCAAATATCCCCTCCTCGTTCTCTAGATAACCATgacaagcaaaaaaattaagttaaatttaaatcacATTTAGAAAATATGCGGGAATCAGAAGCTAGCAAATGACAGAATCCGCACCGGCCCAAAAGGGAGGCACTCCACTTAACAGAATGTAAACGATGACCCCAGCACTCCAAACATCTGCTTCAGGACCATAACGCTTTTTCAGAACCTCTGGAGCGACATAGTATGGACTTCCAACCACATCGCTAAATCTCTCTCCTGGAAATAGAACCGTCAATTTTTCAACCAAACTCTTTAGATGATCAATGATGAGGCCAAGTTTTTCATGACCAGTTTTACATGATCATGGAGACGAAGCTATTGGCTGAATATTCCAGATATAACATTTTCTGTTATGTGTGTTACATAAGGGCTTGTGATACACTTAGTGATTAGACATATAATTATAGAAATTAACCAGAAAGttgtcaaataaaacaaaaggatggTAGTGAAAATAACACAAGATCTATTCCAGTAGCAATTGTAATTACAAAGATAAGACCATACCTGGCTTGAAGAATATTGACAAACCAAAGTCAATTGTTTTTAGAAGTGAGTCTTCTTTTTCGTTGACAAACAGAAAATTCTCTGGTTTAAGATCTCGATGCATCACACCCAGTGAATGACAAGCTTCAACCACTCCAACTATAGTTCGAGTAAGCTCAGCTGCCTTTCTTTCAGTATAATGCCCCCGCTGAATAATCCTATCAAAGAGTTCACCACCAGCACATAACTCCATAACAACGTGAACCGCCATCGCATCCTCATAGGCCCCTTTAATAGATATAACATTTGGGTGGCCAGCCAAATGGTGCATTATCTGAATTTCCCTTCTCACATCCTCCACATCCTCATCAGTTAACAACTTCCTCTTAGCAATCGATTTGCATGCGAATTCTTTCTTTGTTGCTTTCTCTACACAGAGAAATGTTGTCCCAAATTGCCCCTGTCCTAGTTTCTTTCCCAAACTATAGAACTCCTTTAAATTACCAGCTTGGGTTGTCAAAACATACTCGGTCCTAAGCCCAGCACTGGATACCCTTTTCACTTGAGGAGGTTTCTTAGGTTTTGCAGGCTCTTCTGATTTTACCGGCTTCTCTGGTTCTTCAGGTTTCGGCATGGTCATTTGTTCTGGGGGTTTGCTTTGAACTGGCAAAGGGGATTCAAGTTCTCTAGATGCAGCCTCGTGCTCATGGACAGGCTCCCCATTGGTCTGAGACATCGAATCATCTGGCGATTGATTCCGCCACATTGCAGCGGATACAGATTGGAAAAACCCATTTCTGGAAATGCTCGGTCCTACACAAGTATTACCCATCTATCCTGCACTCAATCACTTCTAAGTTCTAACCACTCCCACGGATTTCAACACCAAGATCTAATCCTATTGACCATACCAATACAGCACACAGATGTTCTAAActtcaaaatacaaaacaacATGCCCcctcaaaaataccaaaatgaaTGCTTGAACAGCAGCAGCTTATGAAAAAAGATGTACAAGCAAAGTTGAAGCAGCTATCACCACAAATTCTTGAGATTCTctgcttataaaacatttaTCAATATGCAAATACAAGATGATTGACCTTCATTCAGCAAATCACAATGAAGATTGGAACTTTTCAacaaaatacaacaaataaagAATTCCACAAGCAGTCAAGCCTTCTCGATCAACGACTAAATCCACTACTAATACAACAACAAACCCTATACTTATTAGATCAGATAATAGTTATTAACAAGGAAACAACTCAAGATTCAACAAcccaaaaacagaaatcaacGAGACAAACTCGACCCTTACAAACGAAGTGGGTCAGTAAACAGAAAGTTAAGATCTTGACCAGAGTTAAGCAAAGTAATTGTTTTACCGGGTATATTGGCTGGGAAAGAAGACAGAAAAGGAGGCATGATAAAGAATTACGACTTTGTTTTTGGTGGGCTAGAATCCCTTTGTGTTTGGTTCGTGCAAAAGTCTTGCCTTTTGTTTACGGATAAAATTTCTGGCATGGTATCTAAGCGGAATAAAATAAGCAGCCAGGTTCGTGAGCTGCTGTTGTGTAGTGTTAGAAGCTAGGACCATCAGCTAAATTCACGGAGTTTGTGGTAGCGGATTTTCCAATCCCAACCATTGCGGTTGATCTTTTTCGACTGAGGTTTGGTCGGGCTCCCGCTTTAacttcttcatttatttattttataattatcagGATGGGGTCAGTTTCAGGATTTGACTAATTGGGTGTGCggtgcataaaaaaaaatcctcaactAGATCCTCATGTGAAGGAACATGACTAGCCTTTTCTCAACTGGTTTCCAATCTAGAGATGTAATTGTTGATGGAAGAATTGAATTGAGATTGCTGGATATGTTGGAGATCCACTGGGTTAAGAGCATGGGCTGGGGATGTAGTTGAAAAGAAATATACAGATTGGATACTGATTTGAGACTATCCCTTCCCTCTTGCTTTATTCTGCGATTAGCAAAGATTGAATTATGGCCATGGCGCACCGATACATTGTTTTTTCATGGCTACAGCTTTTATGGCTCTACCCTTCTACAAATGGAAGAAGTTTATATGCAATCTAAATTTTGATCCATGTGGAACATGCTCCGATAACATTCCGTTGAAACTATCAgataagaaaatgaagaaagcagATAAAACCTCGGAAAAAGAGATCGTCTTTTCGTATACAGCACAACAGTGGAATTactgtgtgtttatatatatatatatatggcttcAGAacatgtaatgtattttttttaccaaccaTGATTTAGTTCGCTAGGTTGTTTCGTCAACTCAAGACCTTGTATATCCCAAGTTTGATTTTGaactattttgaaaattaactaGGTTAAACTTGTATATAGCTTGACAtgtgttaatgatttttatgattaggtgaactttttttttattactttaaattgaatttaaccTAATTAACTATCCtggttaaataatattctatcTAATTTAATTAGGAATTTTTCCAATCAGTATGGGCCACAGAATTTCCTAATCAGCTCGTTAAATAGCTGgatttaaaacaacaaaagggCAAGTTGAGAATCCAAACACAAgaagaaaatccttcatgatttCTTATACTACCGTACAAAATACCTCACACTCATGAACTACTTTACAGAAAGTTATCAATGGctataaaacatcaaaatacaGCCAGCACAGTGTGCAGGTcccattcaaatcaaataactTACCTCTGCATGcgcccttcaaatcaaatcaattactACAGCATTCAGTTTCTATCCTGTCATTTTCCActtgttttttctctctaataaatgcttcaaaatatagttgattttgtttttaaaaatgttttttaaacaaagcaCGTCAAAAGGGATGATATTATATTGCAAGAGGAATGAGCTCCTGGATCATGCAAAGCAATGCCCTGAGGCCGAAGAAAGCATCAATGCTAACAACACACCTTGAGACGAAGAGAGATCATGAGCTTTAACTGAAGTGCTTGAAAAGAAAtgtaaacaaaaagagaaagaaattgcacaaaaattaattacaattttcCTTCCTCTGATTGTACATGAGCAcaaagaaaatactttattttattactcCCACATATTTCTGCCTACTCTCTTTATTGCAGTGGGAAGCCCACCCACAAAATCCTCACCCTCCATGGTTTTCTCCTTCCCACCAACCAACAGTAAACAGCTCAGCACCACCATACCTGACAcgcataaaaaatacaagaaaaaaaaaaagaaaaaaaaaatcctgggcATTTTTAATGGTTTCTGAACTTAAGACAGTGGCCCTTCCCTTCTATGCAATCATCGAATTTGAGCAACACAAAAACATCAAGTACATAATCATCACACCATAATCCAAATGCTTTTCCTTGCTAATCCCACCTTTTCATCTCTTGGTTGTAGGCTTCCCCTGTGAAAAACTAGAACCCTGTTCGCAGAGAAGAAAATTCAGATACAAGGACTTTACATGATCTCAGTAGCTCACCTGCATCAAGCCATGTAACACTGTAATGAGCTTAAACAATTTCACAGTCAAGCTTCAATTCTTAGGCTGTGATTCGTTTTCCCTTGAGGTGAAAGCTATACTTATTTGTCTTGAAAGCAAATTATGACCATTTTCAGGTTTAGGACAAGAAACAAGTTGCATGGCCGGTAGACATGAATAACCTCGTGCGTTTGTTGACATGGAAGCTCAAACAAAAAATAGGTTAAAAGTCGATTGTCAAGAGAATAGACTTCATTACTccacaaatttttattttatttttatttttattttcagaatgGTAATTCACCATTGTTGCAGTCATCAAGTTTTTATAGTTCTGTAACAAGTTATTGTGCTTTTTGTCAGTGTCTAGGAGTCGAAGGATGGAAGCAAGGCACTAGATTCTGCTGGGGGGTTGACCTCAACATCACATGCTGTCAGCTTGGAATGAGTCTAGATCATGGAGAAATGAggatgaaatataaaatgattttaaacacATGGAATAGCCCTACATTTGTGACGAGACCTAAACTAATGGTTGCTATGTGATTTTCACTGGTTGTTAGATTGCTGAAATATGTTGATGCAGATTAAGAAACCCTAAACAAGGAACAACAACATCAAACTTAATTTCATAGATGGATTTGAAGTAGAATCAGAATAAGAACTTCACCTTTATCCTTCTTTGAAGTTTTCCTTTTGGCACAAGGGAGTCTTTATTTACTGGCATGTGGTGAAATGTGAATCTTGTCCAAATGTCCCAAGCATCCGGCAAGCCACTTCAAGCAACCTCCCTGccaaatattataaagaaataagcaCCAATGATTCATACAGATCAACTGAAAGCTACATGCTAACTTCGATTGGTTCACGAAAGCAACCCCTCAACAATAACATAAAGGCTAAACTAATATCCATAATTAACATCAGCAAGCGTCTGTATTAACACTCCTGTCACACATAATTAACAATATTGAACTCCAAAGAGGCACTTCCATGGAGGAATATcattaataatttcatatattttcactGTCATGGCATTTCCTCCATATAGGCAGCAAGTGGCAAGCCTCATATGGGGGATCTGTGAATTAATTGCAGTTCATTCTGACAGCTAGAAATGTAACAGTAGAAACCGGAATAGAAAGATCTGATCTTTGATAAAATACAAGAAGTCAAAGAATCGTGTGGCTACCAACTCAAtgctttgaaataaataatggatCTTCCAGTCTGCATAATATAGACAGGATACCCCAACTATACTGATGGTCCCTTTACGTTTGGCTGTATTCTATATGCTGAAATAGCAtcccaatatatatttttaaagcaaaTGACAATGCATGCAAAGATCATAGACATAAATCAGCAAGAACACCCTGTTTTTTGTTGGCTTGGAAGAAGTCAGcattgcaaataaaataaaaaaagaagaaagaaatctgATTATGGTCGGAGTTGTGTAGTTATTGCCCATTTATTATTGCGGTGCACCGCAGGTTGCGCGGCAATAAAAGCATGAAAATCATGTTTTTGCTGTGGTGCAGTCTATGGTTGCATCACGATACCAAACAAagcatagaaaaatatttttccctaTAATCTAATGACATCTTCTCCCCTGTAGGGTCATGGTTGCTTCAGCTTGGTCCAGAGCCCCTTCCCAGAGAAAAATACTACAAATTCTTTAGGTGAAATAGAACAGAATATGAGATTAGGTAAGGCAACAACTCACTTTTTTCATGTCTATTCTTATTCTTACTAAGCTATCTAACAGGTTCAGAAGTTGACTTGACAACATCTTCATAAACAAATCAAGTTACCTAATTGTAAACTTGACgataacataataaaagatgATCATGGTAGTTGCCAGGCATTGTCCTAAGAGATTAAGAGAGGAAGATGGCTTACCTCCCTCCCacatttacaaataaaaaatgcaagtattttctgttttttgcaTGCTAATAATGATAACAGAATAATTCCAAAACTTTTTATCGTAGTTAaactttgagattttttttaaaaaccctaaaataatattgttttgataaaaaaatcaagttttttataattctaaattaacGATTGATCAAGTTAACCTCTAGTTCTTATGACACTTATTTTTAGAACcataattaacaacaaaacaaaatgtagAATAAactcaaaaatgaaaaaccccATAAATTTCATATcaggaaaacaaataaaaatgcaatGTACTGTCACATACCTAACCAACCCTCCAAGAACTAAAGACCCAACAAAGATACCAGGAAAAAGACAACTATGCCACTCTGACCAACTCTGACCCACCGACACTCACAATACTAACACCTCACCCAAAAAGCCAAAGCCTCCACGTACTAGCCCAACTCACCACCGAAACATTTTTTACCAAAACAGAAATATCGGCcaccattaatattaaaattaacccCAGAAAAGGCCAGGAAAATAGAACAACATGGGCTCTCACAATGCAGGCAGATTCAATAGGatatacagtttttttttttaataaaaaaaaaccctttaccCTCCCGGCAAAATCAACCACCGAAACATTGAGAACCGAAATAACGGCCCGTATTGAAATCAACCGGACAATTACTGAGAAAACAGTGCAACAGAGCAAGCAAATTCAATACAGCACGCCACCTAGTAAAAAATGCCCTCTAAGTTCCGGCCAAATTCACCACCGAAACATTTAAACCGAAACCGATATCGAAAACTAACAATGCAAGAAAAATTCAATGGAACATACCTCTCCTTTGTGGATTAACAGCAACCTTAACGCTCTTAATTTCCTTTTTGGTCTCCGATTTCTCCTTCTCCTCTAATGGAAACAAAACCCCATCAATCCCTTGAACCGAAATTCTCCCATCTGTGTAAATATCAGGATCAAACAAATAAGCAGAATTTTCAGTGTGTCCAAATTTCACAGACCCGTCAGCTTCTTCTGCCAAAACCTTGTGTGGCAATCTTAATGTATCATAAGAAATTTTCCCAAATCTTCTAACAGCATTGTACATGCTTTCTTCAGTTTGATACTCAGGTATCACATGGTAGTAGATTATCTGCTCTGGCGCTCCCGGTTCACTCAACTGGTCCGTTGTAAGCTTAGCCATTGCTTCATCATTTGGGGCTAAAACTGTTAGCACATACCCTTCAGAGACCAATCTTCCCATTTCAGTTGCTAATGATGTTAGATTCACAAGAATATCAGCCATTTCATTATATCCTCCATATAAAAGAAGGGTTTCAATGAAATCTTTAACTTGTTTTTCTCCATTGAAATGGTGATGAGGTCCACCTGGACCAGGAGCTGGAGCCGGGGCAAGAGATGGGCCGGGCGCCATTGCATCATAGATTGGTAGCACCGGGGCTGAACCGGGTTTTGCTGGTGGTGCTGGTTTCTTCAACCTGTGTGTTCTTGGATCAACCTCCGGTGCTCCTTCTGGTTTCACAGCTGAGATTGATTGCAAACTCCTGCGATTGTTGAAATCCTGCTGAACAGATCGTGGGATTAGCAACCTTTCTATCCCATGAATCACTCCATCTGGCCTCTCCACTGCATTCACCTGAATGATTTTCGCCGAATCTATTAACTTGTCGCCGGATTCCTGACTGCTGAGTTTGACTCTATCGCGGCACAAAGTGCTGTGATGTTGAAGAGAAGAATTATGGCTAGGATTGATTCTGTTGGGTACAATGTGGTAAAGTAAAAGAGTCTGGAGAGACTTGAGATTGCCAGGTTCAAGCAAGAACCTCTTGAATTCAGGATCAAGATCGCGTTCAAGAGCTTCGTTCTTAGGAGCAAAGATGGTGATATTGTGTTTTCCAACAGCATCTTCAAGGGTTTGTAAAAGAAGTGCTTTTTCAACGAGTTCAGCTAGTTCTGTATAATGGGAGTCGAGAAGAGCTACAAGAACGGAGTTTGAGTTGATTTGGCCTGAATAAGTGCCATTACTATGGTTTTCTTGCAatgcagaaaaagaaaacctcAGATGGAAAGTAGAGACAAGAAGAAATGTGAAGAAAACGTTGAAAGAAGATTGTGCGCTGGCCATGGCCAATGAAGAGGATTGAGAGGAAAGAATTGGTTTCTTGTAGAGGTGATGGGGGGACGGATATATAAAACTAGAACCAGCTAGAAGTAGTAGAAAGGGTTGGTTTTGTTTGCTTCAAAGGCCAGtctttcttgatttcttttcaTCTCCTCTCTTTGCTTCCTTTTCATCTCTCTTGGGTTGGGTTGTGTTTGTGGTGTTGTTTTATACAGTTCTTTAATTAAGGTACATAGAACGGTGGGCTGATGATAATGAGAGAGGACAGTGACGCCAtttgtttgtttggtttggtttgggaCTACTTCTGCTTTagttgggtaaaaaaaaaaaaagatgtttcttttttgttgccGGCATCTCAAATTTTTCCCTCGCAAGCAAGCTAGCAAAGCAGAATTGGACTCGGGAAAGTGACTTGGCGTTTCAAAATGATGGTTATAATACCTGGATCCTGAcggtaaaatttttttttgtttttatattttaaaaatatttttaaaaaattaatatatttttagtatttttagattattttgatatattatattaaaataattttttaaaaataaaaaatattttaaaaaacaacgtAATTACACTTTTAAACAGATTCAAGATTTTCTTAGTAAAGAATTaaccaaaattgttttttataaaaaaattttctttgctggtgtcttttttgtttttttttcttgaatatataaaaaagcttaaGACAACGTtttctcttaattaaaaaaatgaagttttttttaatcatatgttTCTAGAAAGAGactaaaataaaaggttgaAATTATGAGCAGAGGAGagtgatttttgtgttttcgtCATATCTGTTTctagaataaaattattttttcacgaTATTATTTTACCTGAACAATGACACCATCATCTATTTGGTGGTTCCCATATtcattataaaatcatatttatataaaaaaaagactgtTGGTATTGTTTgcattaactaaattaattaaatcaaattaattaaattttataaatttaacttaaatttagtAAGCCATTTGAATTGGGTTTAACCCACCAACCAAAAAACTAATAATCTTTAaagatgttttttataattttaaaaggtatagtttaattgattagattttaaatttattttctaaaaattactaatttaagtttaataaatttcaaggtCACTAAAAATTACCAATATATGTAAGTTGGTAAAAACACCCaagataataacaataataaaaagaaatacttcCCAGATTTAGATTTGAGGATTATAAATTCTACATATTAATCTCCGCGATGCATCATGGCCTTATACATTAAGCCAATAGCCCAACCTTATGGGCCGCGTAGGATGTAGTAAAGAAATCCTT is part of the Populus alba chromosome 10, ASM523922v2, whole genome shotgun sequence genome and encodes:
- the LOC118060130 gene encoding calcium-dependent protein kinase 1, with amino-acid sequence MGNTCVGPSISRNGFFQSVSAAMWRNQSPDDSMSQTNGEPVHEHEAASRELESPLPVQSKPPEQMTMPKPEEPEKPVKSEEPAKPKKPPQVKRVSSAGLRTEYVLTTQAGNLKEFYSLGKKLGQGQFGTTFLCVEKATKKEFACKSIAKRKLLTDEDVEDVRREIQIMHHLAGHPNVISIKGAYEDAMAVHVVMELCAGGELFDRIIQRGHYTERKAAELTRTIVGVVEACHSLGVMHRDLKPENFLFVNEKEDSLLKTIDFGLSIFFKPGERFSDVVGSPYYVAPEVLKKRYGPEADVWSAGVIVYILLSGVPPFWAENEEGIFEQVLHGDLDFSSDPWPSISESAKDLVRRMLIRDPRRRLTAHEVLCHPWVQEDGVAPDKPLDSAVLSRLKQFSAMNKFKKMALRVIAETLSEEEIAGLKEMFKMIDTDGSGHITFEELKAGLKRFGANLKESEIYDLMHAADVDNSGTIDYGEFIAATLHLNKIERDDHLFAAFSYFDKDGSGYITPDELQKACEEFGWEDVRLEEMIREVDQDNDGRIDYNEFVAMMQKGNVASPASHSFSINFREALKL
- the LOC118060131 gene encoding fasciclin-like arabinogalactan protein 17, whose amino-acid sequence is MASAQSSFNVFFTFLLVSTFHLRFSFSALQENHSNGTYSGQINSNSVLVALLDSHYTELAELVEKALLLQTLEDAVGKHNITIFAPKNEALERDLDPEFKRFLLEPGNLKSLQTLLLYHIVPNRINPSHNSSLQHHSTLCRDRVKLSSQESGDKLIDSAKIIQVNAVERPDGVIHGIERLLIPRSVQQDFNNRRSLQSISAVKPEGAPEVDPRTHRLKKPAPPAKPGSAPVLPIYDAMAPGPSLAPAPAPGPGGPHHHFNGEKQVKDFIETLLLYGGYNEMADILVNLTSLATEMGRLVSEGYVLTVLAPNDEAMAKLTTDQLSEPGAPEQIIYYHVIPEYQTEESMYNAVRRFGKISYDTLRLPHKVLAEEADGSVKFGHTENSAYLFDPDIYTDGRISVQGIDGVLFPLEEKEKSETKKEIKSVKVAVNPQRRGRLLEVACRMLGTFGQDSHFTTCQ